A section of the Phaseolus vulgaris cultivar G19833 chromosome 8, P. vulgaris v2.0, whole genome shotgun sequence genome encodes:
- the LOC137826974 gene encoding uncharacterized protein: MANHRERDLFSGDGVDPSNGDDFDDSLSVDSAISAGEDDGLTTPDRLTERLTDILVDERDGDLLIQQTNREERFLQWLQALDLQVMGACRADERLKPLLKMSTTCGVAEDPLLAQLTQHFEPSEVGMLARCFCVPLVSIRVGKINKEGIRFCPTLSRGNLTLVLLPSSDLRLSFIGDDGKTERLLTVTNKSQCSSLVVDEIPTDSSGRSFFISAADSRTFYFWCSEKSKLLGIELLGKMKDLLKRKPSIVELSGISKSRLDCFATQLRAFLVGTTGDSSGRDHSVCASTSANSVSCCNVSSESSHPSSSKFPRSRNIGSQTAKADTTLYQSILSPRSSSFKEVPPRNLSSHRIAAREKIKRRGDNHQQMVDNLTNDSTNTSDLSSTSDHDKASEVTQALAFSPSFLGSLGKLGVPSSLGLGGEVTPSVSPLFSPYYCWCPPGISSCPSIAAATQSPKSSIETLPFPSGASFLPSPLSATLLDPVQPLSASMNFPPFFPDPLVRMTLPTSQQIPTFTPLMCDPIVHIPVIDVCSSGQGYFVSAGPAMSTSIPPLHPNLVKPLIPESDAVVKGARETLRLLMSGSSQNQQMTLPAILTNPNEKQNNILVAGSRGLYTGTRDINVFANSIAAMGLVSLSAVSKEDSGSYSEVSDNYGIMEESGTKSNDSGGAFLGDDGGASFDSK, translated from the exons ATGGCAAACCACAGAGAAAGAGATTTGTTTAGCGGTGACGGTGTCGATCCGTCTAACGGCGATGATTTTGACGATTCTTTGTCTGTAGACAGTGCTATTTCTGCCGGAGAGGACGACGGCTTGACGACGCCGGATAGACTTACAGAGCGGTTGACGGATATTCTAGTCGATGAACGCGACGGCGATCTGTTGATTCAGCAGACAAATAGAGAGGAACGGTTCTTGCAGTGGCTTCAGGCTCTTGATTTGCAAGTTATGGGAGCTTGTCGTGCAGACGAGAGACTGAAACCCTTGCTGAAGATGAGCACTACATGCGGCGTCGCAGAAGATCCTCTCCTGGCTCAATTGACTCAG CATTTCGAGCCATCGGAGGTTGGAATGTTAGCGAGATGCTTCTGCGTGCCGCTTGTTTCGATCCGTGTTGGGAAGATCAACAAGGAAGGGATTCGCTTCTGCCCTACTTTGAGTAG GGGTAACTTGACACTTGTACTGCTGCCAAGTTCTGATCTTCGTCTATCGTTCATTGGGGATGATGGTAAAACTGAGAGATTATTAACCGTTACCAACAAATCCCAGTGCTCTTCTCTTGTGGTTGATGAAATTCCAACTGATAGTTCTGGCCGATCCTTCTTTATTAGTGCTGCAGATAGCAGAACTTTTTACTTCTGGTGCTCTGAGAAGTCCAAGCTTTTGGGAATTGAATTACTCGGGAAG ATGAAGGATTTGCTCAAGAGGAAACCATCCATTGTTGAGCTGAGTGGCATTAGCAAGTCACGACTTGACTGCTTTGCCACTCAGCTTCGGGCTTTTCTTGTGGGGACAACGGGAGACAGTAGTGGTCGTGATCATTCAGTTTGTGCTTCAACATCTGCCAATTCCGTCTCATGTTGTAATGTTAGTTCCGAAAGTTCACACCCATCATCTTCAAAATTTCCCCGTTCTCGAAACATTGGAAGTCAGACAGCAAAGGCAGATACAACACTTTACCAGAGTATTCTTAGTCCAAGATCAAGTTCTTTTAAAGAGGTTCCTCCAAGAAATTTGTCTTCTCACAGGATTGCTGCCAGGGAGAAAATTAAACGACGAGGTGACAATCATCAGCAAATGGTTGATAACTTGACAAATGATTCAACAAACACTTCAGATTTATCCTCAACTTCTGATCATGACAAAGCATCTGAAGTTACCCAAGCTCTTGCCTTTTCACCAAGTTTTCTGGGATCACTTGGAAAGCTTGGTGTTCCATCAAGCCTTGGGCTGGGTGGGGAGGTCACTCCCTCGGTGTCGCCCCTTTTTTCTCCCTACTACTGTTGGTGTCCCCCAGGGATTTCTTCCTGTCCTTCCATTGCAGCAGCTACGCAATCCCCCAAATCTTCTATTGAAACGTTGCCTTTTCCCTCAGGTGCCTCTTTCCTACCAAGCCCTCTATCAGCTACCTTGTTAGATCCAGTACAGCCTCTTAGTGCTTCAATGAATTTTCCTCCTTTTTTTCCTGATCCACTGGTCAGAATGACATTGCCAACATCTCAGCAGATTCCCACTTTTACACCATTAATGTGTGATCCGATTGTTCATATCCCAGTGATTGATGTGTGCTCTTCAGGTCAGGGCTATTTTGTGAGTGCTGGCCCTGCAATGTCAACTAGTATTCCACCGTTGCATCCAAATCTTGTGAAGCCACTGATTCCTGAATCTGATGCTGTAGTAAAGGGTGCAAGAGAGACTCTAAGATTGCTGATGAGTGGTTCAAGCCAGAACCAACAAATGACTCTGCCCGCAATTTTAACTAATCCCAacgaaaaacaaaataacattcTCGTGGCTGGCAGCCGTGGTCTTTACACTGGAACCCGAGATATTAATGTTTTTGCTAACAGCATTGCAGCTATGGGATTAGTATCACTATCTGCGGTGTCCAAGGAAGACAGTGGAAGCTATTCGGAGGTATCTGATAACTACGGGATTATGGAAGAATCAGGGACAAAGTCCAACGATTCAGGTGGAGCCTTTTTGGGTGATGATGGCGGTGCTTCTTTTGATTCAAAATAG
- the LOC137824304 gene encoding signal peptidase complex subunit 2, with product MASKAPKKANLLDHHSIKHILDESVSEVVTSRGYVEDVRLSNVRLFIGAIIIVIALFAQFYKKKFPENRDFLIACIALYVIFNGLLQLIIFTKEKSAILFTYPPVGSFTSTGLVVSSKLPRFSDMYTLTIASADPKSISANEPVHFTKSVTQWFTKDGILVEGLFWKDIEALIVQYTKEPKKSK from the exons atgGCGTCCAAAGCTCCAAAGAAGGCCAATCTCTTGGATCACCACTCCATCAAGCACATCCTCGACGAGTCTGTCTCTGAG GTGGTAACCAGTCGTGGGTATGTGGAAGACGTAAGATTGAGCAACGTTAGGCTTTTCATTGGGGCTATCATCATCGTCATTGCTCTCTTTGCCCAGTTTTACAAGAAGAAGTTCCCTGAAAATAGGGATTTTCTCATTGCCTGCATCGCCTT ATATGTGATCTTCAATGGGCTGTTGCAGCTGATCATATTCACTAAGGAGAAAAGTGCCATTCTGTTCACTTATCCACCTGTT GGATCCTTTACCAGTACCGGATTGGTGGTTTCCTCCAAATTGCCTAGATTTTCTGACATGTACACACTCACTATAGCAAGCGCAGATCCAAAATCAATTTCTGCAAATGAACCAGTACATTTTACCAAAAGTGTTACTCAGTG GTTCACCAAGGATGGAATCTTAGTTGAGGGCCTTTTCTGGAAGGATATTGAAGCTTTGATTGTTCAATACACCAAAGAACCAAAGAAGAGCAAGTAG